The Trichocoleus sp. FACHB-46 DNA window TTCAAGCCATGACCTAACCCCCCGCCCCCTTCCCTAGTAGGGAAGGAGGAGTCAGAGAGTGAGGGGAGAGAAGTGAGAAGCCAATGGCCAACTACTCACCCAACCCAAGGCTCGAAACACTTACACCCAAACTTGTTTGGAGGGGGCCTGGGGGACGCAACCGTCCCTCAGCGGGGGTTTGGAGGCGAGTGCCCCCAAGGTTCGGTTCTTCAATGCTTATATCAAAACCTAACTTGAAAGTAGTACAGGAGCAAAACTAGATGAAAGCACTTTGCTGGCATGGAGCCAACGACGTTCGGATCGGCAACGTCCCCGATCCCACCATCCTCAATCCCCGCGACGCCATCATCAAAATCACCTCTACCGCCATCTGCGGCTCCGATCTACATATCCTTGACGGCTATATCCCCACCATGAAAGAGGGAGATATCCTCGGGCATGAATTCATGGGAGAAGTGGTTGAACTTGGTAGTGCCGTCAAGAACGTGAAAATCGGCGATCGCGTTGTCGTTCCCTTCACCATCTCCTGCGGCGGCTGCTTCTTCTGTCAGCGGGATTTGTGGTCTTTGTGCGACAACTCCAACCCCAACGGCTGGATGGCAGAAGCAGCAATGGGGCACTCTCCCTCTGGATTATTTGGTTACTCCCACATGTTCGGCGGCTATGCGGGCGGTCAAGCCGAATATGCCCGTGTTCCCTTTGCCGATGTGGGTCTGTTCAAAGTGCCTGACGGGCTCAGTGACGATCAAGTCTTGTTCCTGACGGACATTTTCCCTACAGGTTACATGGCGGCAGAAAACTGCAACATTGAGCCAGGAGATACCGTAGCAGTTTGGGGCTGTGGTCCTGTCGGCCAGTTTGCCATCAAGAGTGCTTTCATGCTGGGTGCCGAACGGGTGATCGCGATCGATCGCATTCCCGAACGCTTACAGATGGCGAAAGAGCAATGTGGGGCCGAAATCATCAATTACGAAGAGATTGATGCGGGAGACGCTGTCAAAGAGATGACAGGCGGGCGCGGTCCCGATAGCTGTATTGATGCCGTAGGTATGGAAGCACATGGCACAGGCCCAATGGCGATGTACGACCAGGTCAAGCAAGCAGTACGCCTAGAAACCGATCGCCCCACTGCGCTGCGTCAAGTGATTCTCTCTTGCCGGAAAGGTGGCCATGTCTCCTTGGCAGGTGTGTATGGTGGTTTCCTAGATAAAGTGCCTTTTGGGGCTGCTTTCAACAAAGGCTTGACCTTCAAAATGGGCCAAACTCACATGCACCGCTACATTAAACCCCTGATGGAAGCGGTACAACAAGGCAAGATTGACCCCTCCTTTGTCATTACCCATAAACTGCCTCTAGACCAAGCTCCTCATGGTTACGAGATCTTTAGAGATAAAAAAGAGAACTGCATCAAAGTTGTCCTCAAGCCGTAGGCCGTAGTCATGGAGATTGACCCTGCTCCTCAATTTGAAAAGACAGCTTTAATCAACCAGTTGCTCTCAGAGCTGTATAACTTGGTTGAAATTCTAGAAGCTGAGCATATCAAGCCTGACTCCCTGCAACTCCACTCGCCTAGTCAGGCTGATGGGCTGGAGCCTGCCCCATTGCGATCGCCAATTGTTTAACTTGTCGTTATAGGTCGAAAAATCATGAGCGATACCACAGTCATCAAAGTTCAATCTGCCCAATCTCCTCATGGTGAGTTGGGGCAGAAGTACCTGGCTGGAGGGGTGACCCTTGCCATGCGGATGTGGGAAAACGAGCAACCGGGCGAATCCAAGCCTGAAACCCGCCGTGAATACGAAACTGTCGGTTATGTGATCCAAGGTCGTGCTGAGTTGCACCTAGAAGGCCAAATGGTGCTTCTAGAAACGGGTGATTCTTGGGTGGTGCCGAAAGGAGCCTCGCATACTTACAAGGTGTTAGAGCCATTTACAGCAGTTGAGGCAACTTCACCTCCCGCCTTTGCTCACAGACGCGACGAGCAATAGCTTACTCAGTGAGGGAAGCGATCGCAGATTTCTTACCCGCAGGCTTTTCAGTTGCAGACTGATCAGCGATCGATTTGTGCACAGTGGGGATCTCAATTAAAAAGTGAGTACCTTGGCTAGGGGTGGAAAGACAGCGCAATTGACCGTGATGTTTTTCCACCACAATTTGATAGCTAATCGCCAAGCCCAAGCCAGTTCCTTCCCCTACCTTCTTGGTCGTGAAGAAGGGATTAAACAATTGGTGCTTGACGGTTTCGCTCATACCAGGGCCGTTGTCACCAATGTCTATCAGCACCGTTTCTTTGTTGGTAGTGGTGCGAATCGTGATGCTGGGTATCGTTGCGGGATTAGCTAGCGATCGCTGCTCATGATCTTCCTCTAGAGCATCAATAGCATTGCAGAGGATATTCATAAACACTTGGTTGAGTTGTCCGGCGTAGCACTCCACCAGTGGCAGGTCACCATATTTTTTCACCACGGCAATTTCTGGCCGATGGGGCTGCACCTTTAAACGATTCTGTAAAATCAGCAGCGTGCTGTCGATGCCTTCATGAATATCCACAGGCTTCATTTCGGCTTCGTCAAGGCGGGAGAAGTTGCGGAGGGATAGAACAATTTGGCGAATGCGTTCGGCCCCAACTTTCATGGAGGCCAAGAGTTTCGGCAGATCCTCGACCAAGAAAGGCAACTCGATCGCTTCAATCTGAGCTTCAACCGCAGGGATTTTCTCGGTGGTATGTTGCTGATAAAGTTGCACCAGATCGAGCAGATCTTCGGCATAGCGGTTGATATAGGTGAGGTTGCCGTAGATGAAATTTACTGGGTTATTGATCTCATGCGCCACCCCAGCCACAAGTTGCCCTAAACCAGACATCTTCTCCGTTTGAATCAGTTGGGCTTGAGTACTTTGGAGATCTTGCAGCGCTTGCTGGAGCTGTAGGGCTTGCTCTTTGAGTTGCGTTTCTGAATCACGCAGAGCCGATTCTACTTCCCGCCGCTCGGTAATTTCGTCCTCTAGTTGAGTGATCACCTGGCTCAACTCGGTGGTGCGCTCTAGCACCCGCTGTTCTAGTTCTTCGTTGTTGCGTCGCAATTTCTCACGGGCTTGCTCTAGGCTTTGTTCTCGGCTGTATACTTGCTCGGCCATTGAGTTAAACAAGCGCCCCAAATGCCCCAACTCATCTCGGCGTGACTCATCTAGCTGCATATTAAAATCACCTGCAGCCACTAGTTCTGTAGCCTGCATGAAGCTAGTTAAGGGTTTGGCAATCTGTTGGCGCAAGACAAAAAACAGCACCAAAATTTCTAGCAACAAAGACAAGAAGCCCAAGAGCAAGATGATGCGAGCCGTTTGGAAAGCGGGTTGCGCCAAGATCGACTTAGGATAGACCGTAACGAAATACCAATCTGGTCCTTTGATTTTGGCGACAGCTAGATATTCGTCATGCTGCGCGTTGTCAATAATCACCTGACCCGATCGCAGGGTCTGAATTTTCTGAAAGATTTGCTCTAGATGGCGATCGCCCGACTGCTGAATGTCAAACTCGCCTTTCTTGGCTTGAATCTCCGCTGTACGCTGCGGGTGGGCAATTAAGCGACCATCGGAGCGCACAATCATGTTGTAAGCCCCAGGCAAGCGATCGTGGATGGTGCGGTTGAGTAGCTCATCTAAGGTGATGTCTTGGCCCAAAGTGACAATGGGGTTGCCGTTGCGGCTGACAGGGGTGGCACAAGTCACCAACCAAGTTTTACCTACAATGTCGTAGTACAAGCCTGTCCAGACTGTTTCTTGCGCTGGGTTATGTTTTAGGTCAGCCGCCCAGTAATACTCCTGGTCAGGCATGGATAAGTCTGAGGTAGCATCAGCGGCCCAAGTTGGCACTTGGGGCCAGTAGAGCACCATAATGTTCTCTGGCAATGTGAAATAGGTGTTTTGCAGCTGATGATGCCACGCCGCACCATACATATTCGCCAGTTGATAGAAGGTGAGGACTCGCTGCCGAATATCTGCATTGAGCTGCACTCGCTGGTCGATGTATACGCCTGCTTCACGAGTGCCATCAAAGATTTCTGGGCGATTGCGAATAGCTCCATCAGGCGATCGCGCAAACAAGCGATCGAATTCAGTTTTGGGATCTTGATCCCCTAATTCCTCTAAGCGCCGGAGCAACTCAGTTTTCAAGACTGCTTGGTTCGTTTCTGCCAACGCAAAGATCGTATTTTCTCGCTCCACCCGCTCTTCTACATACTTTTCCAGTTGCCCCAGTGTTTGGGACTTGAAGCTAGAAATCATGTGGAAATAGCTGATCGTAGTTGACACCACAATCACACCCGCAATCCTTACTGCCAGCTTGATCAGCGTGCGACGAGTCAGAGAACCCGTAGTCCCAGGCAATAAAACTTTTGCTGGAGGTTGAGCTTCGAGTTCTGAGTTGTCCTCCTCCGGGCGTCCTCGCCAGCGCTGAGTCAAGATGTTAGGTAGTAGTGGCTTCATGTAAGGAGGCTCTTGAGTAGATTGCTACAGGGCAAATGAATCAACTGACATGAAAGCTGCTTAAAGAACGGGTTAATTGTATAGTCTGCTGCCCCTATGAAAATTAGGGTGATCAGGCTCACGGTTGAACAATTGTATAAAATGTTTCTTTCTTAGATTAGCTAGTTATTCTCTTTGAAAAACTTATAGCTTTTTCCCCTAGAAAACGGGAGGCGATCCGGACATTTTCAAAGTTTTTTATTATTTAGGGAGCTAATATTGGCCAAAGTTATGCGGATTATTGATGTGTCTATTATTACAAATAATGCTTCAGGTAAATTGCTTAGATTGATGCCGCCAAATGGCTTAATCTAGATGAGCTAAAGGCAGCCTCTGACCAAGCTCGTCTTATTAAGGGAAATCAGGAAGTGTGGCAATGCTTACTGTCGTTTTTTAACAAACCTATTAGTTATTTATAACAGTGTAAAGATTTAAATTGATTTTCCTTTAAGTAAGAGAGAATACATTTTTGTTGATAGAGCATTAAGGAAGATGAAGTAGCTCCTCCCTCGAAGTTTTATGTTGCCTTTGGTGTTGTCTCACGAACTGGTCCACCCCTTTAAGTTTTTGTATGACCATGAGATTCGCGAAGGGATGTGTTCTGGCAAAGAGCTGTACTGCCTCTGGAGAAGGTTTCCTGCTGATAGCAGACAAGAAGCGTTTGCCCTAGCAATGGACTTGGCCGAGCAAGACAGTCAAGTATGTATTACCTGTATGAGAGTGGAGTACAAGATCTGGGTCAGCTTGAGAACCTTACCTTCAGATTTTGCTGCTGCTCGACCCATATCAGCAGTTGCTTGAACTGTGAGTTGTGATTGCTGCTCGAATAACTGGGTTGAGAGTGGTGGTACCTCAAGCGTGCATGAGGGATCTTTCTAACCCTCATGGCAAGTCATCTCTGCGGAACCATAGCCGGATGGCACAATAGCTGAGATACTTTTACCCGTACACTGAGCAAATTGGTCTGTACTGAGTTTTAACCTTGGGCATAGAACTACGCAGCTACGTTTATCTGGACAATATTCAACCGCAGCATGCGGCATTTTTGGGAACCGTGGTGCCTGGTTTTTTGCCACTCCCAGGTGATACTTCGCTCTGGGTTGAAATTTCCCCCGGCATTGAAATCAACCGGATCACAGATGTTGCCCTCAAAGCCACCTCGGTGCGACCAGGCTTGCAAATCGTTGAGCGTCTGTACGGCCTGCTAGAAGTGCATTCCCGTAACCAAGGGGATACCCGGACTGCTGGGATGGCAATTCTGGAAGCATTGGGAGCGAAAGAGCGCGATCGCCTGAAGCCCCGGGTGGTTTCTAGCCAAATTATCCGCAACATTGATGCGCACCAAACTCAGTTAATCAACCGCTTTCGGCGTGGCAATCTGATTTTGGCAGGCCAAACCCTTTATGTTTTGGAAGTTGAACCTGCGGGATATGCGGCTCTGGCTGCGAATGAAGCTGAAAAGGCAGCCGGGATTAGACTGCTAGAGGTGCAAGCCTTTGGTAGCTTTGGGCGGCTGTATTTAGGCGGAGACGAGCAAGACATTCTCGCTGGCTCCAGTGCCGCTCTCGCAGCCATTGAAAGCGTGACTGGGCGTGAAAACCCCACTGATCGAGGCAAGGAATAAAGGAAGCACTCAATGGCAAATCCAGAACATTTGGCGCTATTGAAAATGGGTGCTGTGCGATGGCTGGAGTGGAGAACTCACAATGGTGCTGTAGAACCAGATTTGAGCGAAGCAGACCTGAGCGGCATTAATCTCCGAGGCGCAGATTTGCAAGGAGTCAATCTCAAGCGGGTAGACCTCAGCCATACGAAGTTGATTGCTGCCAATCTCAGCAACGCCATTCTCAACAACGCTAATCTTCAAGCGGCTGACTTGGTAGAAGTTTATTTGTGCAACGCCGAGTTGGTTGACGCTAGCCTGATGCAGGCAGATTTGCGCGATGCCAACCTCAGCGGAGCCAACTTGATCGGCACGGATTTGCGGGGCACCAATTTTAAGCGGGCTGACCTGAGTGGAGCTAACTTGATTGGCACCGATTTACGCGAAGCCAATCTCCGAGGCGCAGACCTCAGTGAAGCTCGTTTGAGCCGCGCCAACTTGAGCGAAGCCAACCTGATGGCGGTTAATCTAAGTCAAGCAGACCTTAGCAATGCCACTCTCTATAACGCGGAGCTGCTTACTGCTCATCTTTACCAAGCTAACCTCACCAAGGCCAACTTAATCCAGGCGCATCTGGGGCGGGCGTATGCTTCTAGAGCTAACTTGAGCGAAGCGGATTTATCTAAAGCCGATTGCAGTTGGGCCAATCTTAGCAAGGCCAATTTGCAAGGGGCTAATCTCAGTTACGCCTATCTGCGGGGCGTTAACTTGAGTGGGGCTAATCTGCAAGGAGCCAATTTGCAAGGAGCTGAGCTGGGCTGGGCCAACCTGCACAAAGCCAATTTGCAAGGAGCCACCCTCCCTGATGGTTCTATCCATCGTTAAGTAGGGGTAGGGGCGAACGGCTGTTGGCCCTACAGGTGGAACACAAAAGTTTTAATTCACAATCATGATTTGGCGATCGCCCGGCGTTGGAGTTTTAGTTCCACGCGATCGCCGGGTTTTGGCTCTAATAGTTGGGTTGAGAGTTTGCTAGCCGCTAGTTGAGTGCGTAGTGTATCCGTGCTACCCATTGTTTGAATAATCGCCATCAGCACTCCCTCAAACGTGACATCTCCTCCAGCGGCGGTCGGTAGCATCACTTGAGGTTGCACCATCTCCGCCAGTTCCAAAGCGCTGTTTTTCCCTTGAATGATTGGTCCTAATACAGGCACTTTCATATCAATGACTGGGGTGATCACTACATCCACAGGTGCCATCTCTTTCAGAACGGGGGCATGATAGCCGTGAGGCTCGTAATAAAGAGTGAGTTCAGAGGCAAGTTCTTTC harbors:
- a CDS encoding pentapeptide repeat-containing protein: MANPEHLALLKMGAVRWLEWRTHNGAVEPDLSEADLSGINLRGADLQGVNLKRVDLSHTKLIAANLSNAILNNANLQAADLVEVYLCNAELVDASLMQADLRDANLSGANLIGTDLRGTNFKRADLSGANLIGTDLREANLRGADLSEARLSRANLSEANLMAVNLSQADLSNATLYNAELLTAHLYQANLTKANLIQAHLGRAYASRANLSEADLSKADCSWANLSKANLQGANLSYAYLRGVNLSGANLQGANLQGAELGWANLHKANLQGATLPDGSIHR
- a CDS encoding cupin domain-containing protein, whose translation is MSDTTVIKVQSAQSPHGELGQKYLAGGVTLAMRMWENEQPGESKPETRREYETVGYVIQGRAELHLEGQMVLLETGDSWVVPKGASHTYKVLEPFTAVEATSPPAFAHRRDEQ
- a CDS encoding zinc-dependent alcohol dehydrogenase, translated to MKALCWHGANDVRIGNVPDPTILNPRDAIIKITSTAICGSDLHILDGYIPTMKEGDILGHEFMGEVVELGSAVKNVKIGDRVVVPFTISCGGCFFCQRDLWSLCDNSNPNGWMAEAAMGHSPSGLFGYSHMFGGYAGGQAEYARVPFADVGLFKVPDGLSDDQVLFLTDIFPTGYMAAENCNIEPGDTVAVWGCGPVGQFAIKSAFMLGAERVIAIDRIPERLQMAKEQCGAEIINYEEIDAGDAVKEMTGGRGPDSCIDAVGMEAHGTGPMAMYDQVKQAVRLETDRPTALRQVILSCRKGGHVSLAGVYGGFLDKVPFGAAFNKGLTFKMGQTHMHRYIKPLMEAVQQGKIDPSFVITHKLPLDQAPHGYEIFRDKKENCIKVVLKP
- a CDS encoding ATP-binding protein, which codes for MKPLLPNILTQRWRGRPEEDNSELEAQPPAKVLLPGTTGSLTRRTLIKLAVRIAGVIVVSTTISYFHMISSFKSQTLGQLEKYVEERVERENTIFALAETNQAVLKTELLRRLEELGDQDPKTEFDRLFARSPDGAIRNRPEIFDGTREAGVYIDQRVQLNADIRQRVLTFYQLANMYGAAWHHQLQNTYFTLPENIMVLYWPQVPTWAADATSDLSMPDQEYYWAADLKHNPAQETVWTGLYYDIVGKTWLVTCATPVSRNGNPIVTLGQDITLDELLNRTIHDRLPGAYNMIVRSDGRLIAHPQRTAEIQAKKGEFDIQQSGDRHLEQIFQKIQTLRSGQVIIDNAQHDEYLAVAKIKGPDWYFVTVYPKSILAQPAFQTARIILLLGFLSLLLEILVLFFVLRQQIAKPLTSFMQATELVAAGDFNMQLDESRRDELGHLGRLFNSMAEQVYSREQSLEQAREKLRRNNEELEQRVLERTTELSQVITQLEDEITERREVESALRDSETQLKEQALQLQQALQDLQSTQAQLIQTEKMSGLGQLVAGVAHEINNPVNFIYGNLTYINRYAEDLLDLVQLYQQHTTEKIPAVEAQIEAIELPFLVEDLPKLLASMKVGAERIRQIVLSLRNFSRLDEAEMKPVDIHEGIDSTLLILQNRLKVQPHRPEIAVVKKYGDLPLVECYAGQLNQVFMNILCNAIDALEEDHEQRSLANPATIPSITIRTTTNKETVLIDIGDNGPGMSETVKHQLFNPFFTTKKVGEGTGLGLAISYQIVVEKHHGQLRCLSTPSQGTHFLIEIPTVHKSIADQSATEKPAGKKSAIASLTE